The genomic region AGTCCGGCAAGGATTGAAGGCTTCCATCTGTTCGGTAAAGCGCCTCATAATCAGCGCTCACGCGCGTGATTTCCACGCGGTCATCTGGCTCGCATCGAGGACCGACGGAAGCGATCAGTTGTCTCATGCTGATCGGCTCAGATTGCTGATTGGTAAGCTTAAAAGCACCAGGAAGGCGAACATCGCCCTCTATGTAGACAAACTCATTCGCTACAGGTTCAACGAGATTGAGCGTGTCACGAGCCACGCTCTTCACCACCAGCACATCCCCTTCCTCCACATACCTAATATCACGGTTCTCCTGCTTGAAGTCGATCGTGACCACATCCACACGCCCGTTACGATCCGTGATCTGTACCTCAAACACCGTGTTGTCACCACCAGCAATGCCGGCTGAAGCGATCAGTTGCAGGACCGTTAGTTTCTGGCCTTCTGGGATCGCAAACGCACCCGGTCGGCTGACATCGCGATTGATCGTGCTGAACCGATATTCGGGTTCGGATTGTGGTCCGAGTAAGTACCAGCACCCAACAGCTGTCACGACTGCGATGAGTAGTCCCGCGATCCCCAGCTCTTTCCTGCTCATCTCATGGCTCCGGAGGGAGGAAACCGGTCTTAGATTCCGATACAACTTAGCTTTGCATACGGAGGCATTCAATGGATTTCTCACAACACCGCTTCGTGGTCACTGGCGGGGCCGGATTTCTTGGGCAGGCGCTCTGCGGAAAGCTTCGTGAGCGGGGCGTCGCCGATGACCGGCTTTTTGTCCCACGCAGGAAGGATTACGACCTCACCCTCGAGGCCGATGTCGCGCGGCTCTACAAGGACGCGAAGCCTGATGTGGTGATTCATCTTGCCGCGGAGGTGGGCGGGATCGGGGCCAATCGTGATCACCCGGGGCGTTTTTTCTTCGCCAACGCTGCTATGGGCATGCACCTGATCGAGCACGGGCGTGCGAACAGGATCGCCAAGTTCGTGCAGACAGGGACCGTCTGCGCGTACCCCAAGTTCGCTGAGGTGCCGTTCAATGAGGACGCTATTTGGGACGGTTTCCCCGAGGAGACCAATGCGCCGTATGGGGTTGCCAAGAAGTCGCTGTTTGTGATGCTTGATGGGTACAAGCGGGAGTACGGTCTCGACTCGTCGGTGGTCGTGCCGGTGAATCTGTACGGGCCGAACGACAACTTTGATCTGCACACCTCGCACGTGATTCCGGCGCTGATCCGCAAGTGTGTGGAGGCGAAGAACGCGAAGGCTGATCACATCGTCTGCTGGGGGACGGGCTCGGCGTCTCGTGAGTTTTTGTATGTGGACGACGCCGCGGAGGGGATTCTGGTGGCGACGGAGAAGATGGACGACCCGACGCCGATCAATCTGGGCACCGGGTCTGAAATCACAATCAAGAATCTGGTGGAGCTGATCGTGAGGCTCACCGGTTTCGAGGGGGAGATTGTCTGGGACGCGACCAAGCCGGATGGGCAGCCGCGGCGGTGTCTGGATACGTCCAAAGCGGAGAGACTGCTGGGCTGGAAAGCTCAGGTCGACCTTGAAACCGGGCTGCGGAACACGATTGAGTGGTTCCTCAAGCAGGACGAGGTCCGCGAAGTCGTTTACGGTTAGGGCATGACCACGGAGCCGACGCGGCGTAGCGTCATCACCATCGGCAACTTTGACGGCGTCCACATCGGTCACCGCGCGATCCTCCGGGTAGCGAGGGCGCTGGCTGATGAGCATCGCGGGGCGTCCGGTGGGGGGAGCGGGGGGGTGGAGGTGATCGCGATGCCGTTCGATCCGCACCCGGCGACCCGGCTGGCGCCGGAGCGGGTTCCGCCACGGCTGACCTCGCGCGCTGAGCGCGCGCGGTTGTTGCGGGCGGTGGGGGCGGATCGGGTGGTGTTTTTGGAGCCGGATCAGCGGACGTTGGGGATGGACGCGGGGGCGTTTGTGAACGATTTGGTCGAAAAGTATCGGCCGGTGGGTTTTGTGGAGGGGCCGGACTTTCGGTTTGGGCGGGCGCGGCAGGGGGACCTGGCGTTGCTGCGTGAGATGG from Phycisphaeraceae bacterium harbors:
- a CDS encoding GDP-L-fucose synthase yields the protein MDFSQHRFVVTGGAGFLGQALCGKLRERGVADDRLFVPRRKDYDLTLEADVARLYKDAKPDVVIHLAAEVGGIGANRDHPGRFFFANAAMGMHLIEHGRANRIAKFVQTGTVCAYPKFAEVPFNEDAIWDGFPEETNAPYGVAKKSLFVMLDGYKREYGLDSSVVVPVNLYGPNDNFDLHTSHVIPALIRKCVEAKNAKADHIVCWGTGSASREFLYVDDAAEGILVATEKMDDPTPINLGTGSEITIKNLVELIVRLTGFEGEIVWDATKPDGQPRRCLDTSKAERLLGWKAQVDLETGLRNTIEWFLKQDEVREVVYG